From one Peptoniphilaceae bacterium AMB_02 genomic stretch:
- a CDS encoding nucleoside triphosphate pyrophosphatase has translation MKRLILASKSPRRKELLALCGFDFSTVPADIDEEKITDSILRDINNENRFSELVMELSYQKAKHVFKENGDAIVIGSDTVVVCDGKVFGKPKSKDDAKKMLTDLSGAEHIVYTGVAILSNGLKDVFYDATVVKFHEYNDYMKNLIDEYIASGDPFDKAGSYGIQGAGSLLIESIKGDFYSVMGLPVSRVSRALDAFK, from the coding sequence GTGAAGAGATTAATATTAGCAAGTAAATCACCCCGCAGAAAAGAGCTGTTAGCTCTCTGCGGGTTTGATTTTAGTACTGTACCGGCAGACATAGATGAAGAAAAAATAACCGATAGCATCTTAAGAGATATTAATAATGAAAACAGGTTTAGTGAACTGGTGATGGAGCTTTCGTATCAAAAAGCTAAACATGTGTTTAAAGAAAATGGGGATGCTATAGTCATAGGTTCGGATACTGTCGTCGTTTGCGATGGAAAGGTATTTGGTAAACCAAAATCGAAAGATGATGCTAAAAAGATGCTCACCGACTTATCGGGAGCTGAACATATTGTATACACAGGCGTTGCAATTCTATCGAATGGATTAAAGGATGTATTTTATGATGCGACTGTGGTTAAGTTTCATGAATATAATGATTACATGAAAAACTTAATAGACGAGTATATTGCTTCAGGCGACCCGTTCGACAAAGCCGGTTCATATGGAATACAAGGGGCTGGATCACTTTTAATCGAATCTATAAAGGGTGATTTTTATTCAGTCATGGGTCTACCTGTCAGTCGTGTCAGTAGAGCATTAGATGCATTTAAATAA
- the trkA gene encoding Trk system potassium transporter TrkA: MKVVVVGAGKVGETICQELYENTDIVLIDTNPRVIDNIFSMYDIQAVVGNGANVNVQNEAMVGESDIFLAVTNSDELNIVSCIIAKKLGAKYTIARVRNPEYHESVDFIMSSLGITGLINPEEESAAVLSEILKYPNALSIESFANGKVNMVEVAIDEDNYLVDMTLKDFSSSFDGKLLVCIIERHDEVIIPTGDTVINSGDNIHVTGSMEDLHKFYNSLGKIDSQIKSTMIIGGGKLTYYLITKLLKRGMDIKLIEVNMDRALEFANDFPEIIVINADGTDQEVLEEEGISEYDSCIALTGIDEENIMISLFAKYMNVKKCVAKVNRTSILKLLPQVGLDTIITPKRIIADKIVRFARSRLAAGESEMERLYKLADRKVEAMEFTAKENSEVIGIPLMDLNIKENTLVTIIHRNGDLIFPGGRDSVNVGDRVAIVTTQENIVTLDDIIKK, translated from the coding sequence ATGAAAGTAGTAGTTGTAGGTGCAGGAAAAGTTGGGGAAACTATATGTCAGGAATTGTATGAAAATACCGATATAGTTTTAATAGATACAAATCCAAGAGTAATAGATAATATTTTTTCAATGTATGATATCCAAGCTGTCGTTGGCAATGGTGCAAATGTTAATGTTCAGAATGAGGCGATGGTTGGAGAGTCCGATATATTTTTAGCTGTGACAAATTCTGATGAGCTAAATATAGTTTCCTGTATCATTGCAAAAAAACTAGGAGCTAAATATACGATAGCCAGGGTTAGAAATCCTGAGTATCATGAGAGTGTCGATTTTATTATGAGTTCTCTCGGAATCACCGGACTTATCAATCCCGAAGAGGAGTCAGCTGCGGTACTTTCCGAGATACTAAAGTACCCTAATGCTTTAAGTATAGAGTCTTTTGCAAATGGGAAAGTTAATATGGTTGAGGTTGCGATAGATGAGGATAATTATCTAGTAGATATGACTCTAAAGGACTTCAGCTCTTCTTTTGATGGTAAGCTGCTAGTTTGTATAATAGAGCGTCATGACGAGGTTATAATTCCGACCGGAGATACCGTAATAAATTCAGGAGATAATATTCATGTAACCGGAAGCATGGAGGACTTGCACAAGTTTTACAATAGTTTGGGGAAAATAGATTCCCAAATTAAGTCAACTATGATTATCGGTGGAGGAAAACTGACTTATTATTTAATAACCAAGTTGTTAAAAAGAGGTATGGATATTAAATTGATTGAAGTTAATATGGATAGAGCTTTAGAGTTTGCTAATGATTTTCCTGAAATCATCGTTATAAATGCCGATGGTACCGATCAAGAGGTGCTTGAAGAAGAGGGGATATCTGAGTATGATTCCTGTATTGCACTAACGGGTATAGATGAAGAAAATATAATGATTTCATTATTTGCTAAGTACATGAATGTTAAAAAATGCGTTGCCAAGGTCAATAGGACGTCAATATTAAAACTGCTTCCTCAAGTCGGACTGGATACCATTATAACTCCAAAGAGGATAATAGCTGATAAGATTGTAAGATTTGCAAGAAGTAGATTGGCAGCAGGTGAATCTGAAATGGAAAGATTGTACAAACTTGCAGATAGAAAAGTAGAGGCAATGGAGTTTACTGCTAAAGAAAATTCGGAAGTAATTGGAATTCCTCTGATGGATTTAAATATTAAAGAGAATACACTGGTAACTATAATTCATAGAAATGGTGATTTGATATTTCCCGGAGGTCGCGATTCAGTTAATGTAGGAGATAGAGTTGCAATCGTCACTACACAGGAAAATATAGTTACACTGGATGACATTATAAAAAAGTAG
- a CDS encoding TrkH family potassium uptake protein has protein sequence MNIRLVKVTLGRILMLEAFFMVLPLAVAIYFGEDFQNIMSFLLVIATLLILGSIAKRENIEGLSFGVKDGFGIVALSWILMSFFGSLPFIISGQIPSLINAVFETASGFTTTGASILVDVEALSPSMLFWRSFTHFIGGMGILVFALAVLPKSSKGSVHIMRAEVPGPSFGKLVSKIDITAKILYKIYVVMTAVLIIILIIAGMKPFDAMIHAFGAAGTGGFSNKAASVGHYNSAAIDYILGIAMLLFGVNFNLYYLILIGRLKDVFRSEELKVYLAIYFGAVIAICVNISGSYTSLTKMFRDVFFTASSIMSTTGYATADFAKWPLFSHYILLMLMFIGSCAGSTAGGLKISRVIILFKSGLNELKRALNPNRVIAVVEDGRSLPNSIVKGAHMYLILYIGIFVSILFIISIKEHDFATAFSAVAATLNNIGPGLASVGPTESYAYFGKFSKVVLTFAMIIGRLEIFPVLVLFSPNTWSKK, from the coding sequence ATGAACATTCGATTGGTTAAAGTTACGCTTGGAAGAATATTAATGCTTGAGGCATTTTTTATGGTTCTTCCGCTAGCTGTAGCGATTTATTTTGGTGAGGATTTTCAGAATATCATGTCCTTTCTCTTGGTAATTGCGACTCTTTTGATACTGGGGAGCATTGCTAAAAGAGAAAATATTGAAGGACTTAGCTTCGGAGTTAAGGACGGTTTTGGCATAGTTGCACTGTCGTGGATTCTTATGTCTTTTTTTGGGAGCTTACCATTCATAATAAGTGGACAAATACCAAGCCTTATTAATGCAGTCTTTGAAACTGCATCGGGTTTTACGACAACAGGAGCAAGCATTCTGGTCGATGTAGAAGCATTGTCGCCTTCGATGCTATTTTGGAGGAGTTTTACGCACTTTATCGGTGGTATGGGGATACTGGTTTTTGCTTTGGCTGTACTGCCCAAGTCCTCGAAAGGTTCAGTGCATATTATGAGAGCTGAAGTTCCCGGACCTTCGTTTGGTAAACTCGTTTCTAAAATAGATATAACTGCAAAGATACTCTATAAGATTTATGTCGTAATGACGGCTGTACTCATAATTATATTGATAATAGCCGGAATGAAACCATTTGATGCAATGATTCATGCATTTGGAGCTGCAGGAACCGGCGGGTTCAGTAATAAAGCTGCCAGTGTAGGTCATTATAATAGTGCTGCAATAGATTATATCCTCGGAATAGCGATGTTATTGTTCGGTGTAAACTTCAATCTGTATTATTTAATACTCATAGGAAGATTAAAGGATGTATTTAGAAGTGAAGAGTTAAAAGTGTATTTAGCAATTTATTTTGGAGCAGTCATCGCCATATGTGTCAATATAAGCGGGTCTTATACTTCCTTAACTAAAATGTTCAGAGATGTATTCTTTACAGCATCTTCAATTATGTCAACCACAGGATACGCAACCGCAGACTTTGCCAAATGGCCATTATTTTCACACTATATACTCCTAATGCTAATGTTTATCGGATCATGCGCAGGGTCAACGGCAGGAGGATTAAAAATTTCCAGGGTTATAATACTCTTTAAATCCGGATTAAATGAGCTAAAAAGGGCACTGAACCCAAATAGGGTTATTGCAGTAGTAGAAGATGGAAGATCACTCCCTAATAGTATTGTTAAAGGTGCACATATGTATCTTATACTATATATTGGAATATTTGTAAGCATATTATTTATAATATCGATTAAAGAACATGACTTTGCAACTGCATTTAGTGCCGTTGCAGCCACACTTAATAATATAGGACCTGGACTTGCATCAGTCGGACCAACTGAAAGTTATGCTTATTTCGGTAAGTTTTCAAAAGTAGTGCTTACTTTTGCAATGATAATCGGAAGACTTGAGATATTCCCGGTACTGGTTTTATTTAGCCCAAATACTTGGAGTAAAAAGTAA
- the rlmD gene encoding 23S rRNA (uracil(1939)-C(5))-methyltransferase RlmD yields MRKKKDIVLKVEKLIFPNLAEGIYNDKKVRVKNAIPGQTLRVVLGKNRKSYRDAKQIEIIERSILETNEPCKAYEKCGGCNYQTLPLDVELEMKKQAISELFYDNAGNYEIKVHENPKPIGYRNKMEYTFGDEVKDGPLILGLHRKGRYYEIVDTSGCNIVHSDFEIIRAAVMDYFSRIGKKHYRKMSAQGFLRHLVIRCGFNTKELMVNLVTTTQDSLDYEEFNEVLLNLELENEIVSILHTKNDDPADAVKSDETIVLHGRDYIYEEILGLRFKISAFSFFQPNVFGIEKLYSRVLEMAGNLEEITAYDLYSGTGTISQILAKKAKKVIGVEIVEEAVEAAKNNAELNGITNVEFRANDVLKELENLKGAPQLIVLDPPRSGINPKALEKILDFNPLKFIYISCNPKTLAADFNSFIDRGYKLVNLELYDQFTRTYHVEMVGVFEKI; encoded by the coding sequence ATGAGAAAAAAGAAAGATATTGTTTTAAAAGTTGAAAAGTTAATATTTCCCAATCTAGCAGAGGGGATTTATAATGATAAAAAAGTCCGGGTAAAAAATGCAATACCCGGACAAACTTTGAGAGTGGTTCTAGGCAAGAATAGAAAGTCATATAGAGATGCTAAGCAGATTGAAATCATCGAAAGGTCGATTCTTGAAACCAATGAACCATGCAAGGCATATGAAAAGTGTGGAGGTTGTAATTATCAAACTCTACCACTGGATGTAGAATTAGAGATGAAGAAACAAGCCATCAGTGAATTATTCTATGACAATGCTGGAAATTATGAAATCAAAGTACATGAAAATCCTAAACCTATAGGTTATAGAAATAAAATGGAATACACCTTTGGTGATGAAGTGAAAGATGGCCCGCTAATCCTTGGATTGCACAGAAAAGGAAGATACTACGAGATTGTAGATACGAGCGGATGTAATATCGTCCATTCGGATTTTGAAATCATCAGAGCGGCTGTGATGGATTACTTCAGCAGAATAGGGAAAAAACACTATAGAAAAATGTCGGCACAAGGATTTTTAAGACATTTAGTAATCAGATGCGGTTTTAACACCAAGGAATTAATGGTAAACCTGGTGACAACGACTCAAGATTCATTAGACTATGAAGAGTTTAATGAAGTACTATTAAATTTAGAGCTGGAAAATGAGATAGTCAGTATTCTCCACACTAAAAATGACGATCCGGCAGATGCAGTAAAATCTGATGAAACTATAGTTTTACATGGAAGAGATTATATATATGAAGAGATACTTGGACTAAGATTTAAAATATCAGCTTTTTCTTTTTTTCAACCAAATGTATTCGGAATCGAAAAACTGTACTCCAGAGTTCTTGAAATGGCAGGAAACTTAGAAGAAATCACAGCTTATGATTTATATTCCGGTACCGGAACAATAAGCCAAATTCTAGCCAAAAAAGCAAAGAAGGTAATCGGAGTAGAAATAGTTGAAGAGGCTGTAGAAGCTGCAAAGAATAATGCAGAACTAAATGGCATCACAAATGTCGAATTCAGAGCAAATGATGTCCTAAAAGAACTTGAAAACCTAAAAGGTGCGCCTCAGTTAATAGTTCTAGATCCGCCAAGATCCGGGATTAATCCTAAGGCATTAGAAAAAATACTCGACTTTAATCCCTTAAAATTTATATACATTTCATGTAATCCAAAGACTCTGGCGGCAGATTTTAACAGCTTTATAGATAGAGGCTACAAGCTCGTAAATCTGGAATTATATGACCAGTTTACCAGAACTTATCATGTGGAGATGGTGGGGGTTTTTGAGAAAATTTGA
- the gltS gene encoding sodium/glutamate symporter, translated as MEMGISLNIYQTTGFAIIILLIGRFLRKKVSFFQKFAIPAPVIGGLIFAIINTTLRMTGTLNIEFDSTLQEFFMVLFFTSIGFNASIMVLKKGGKKVVIFLGVAVLLCILQNAVAVGLSGVVGMDPKLALMTGSTPMTGGHGTAAAMAKEVEGAGIQGAEAMAIAAATFGLIAGSLMGGPVGNWLITKNNLLTEKLKEQRGDPDVDESLIKEEKLPLDGGRIAMALFMLLIAIGVGTYLTNLLNYLLKLVMPLGKFPIYIGPIIVGIILRNVSEGKKNFVPIEEVQVIGDAALNVFLAMALMSVRLWELAAVAGPMVVLLLGQALLMVLFAMLITYNLMGRNYDAAVMAAGHCGFGLGATPNGVANMDSVCDKFVYSKLAFFVIPIVGGMFIDLFNVFIITFFLNIV; from the coding sequence ATGGAAATGGGTATTAGCTTAAATATTTACCAAACCACAGGATTTGCCATTATCATTCTGTTAATTGGTAGGTTTTTAAGAAAAAAAGTAAGCTTTTTTCAGAAGTTTGCAATTCCCGCTCCGGTTATTGGTGGTTTAATATTTGCTATTATTAATACAACTTTGAGAATGACCGGAACCTTGAATATTGAGTTTGACTCAACACTTCAAGAATTTTTTATGGTTCTCTTTTTTACCAGTATAGGATTTAATGCGAGTATAATGGTATTAAAGAAAGGTGGGAAGAAGGTAGTTATCTTTCTAGGAGTAGCAGTGCTGCTTTGTATTTTACAAAATGCTGTTGCAGTAGGTTTATCAGGTGTGGTTGGAATGGATCCAAAACTGGCTCTTATGACGGGTTCAACACCTATGACCGGTGGACATGGAACAGCTGCTGCAATGGCTAAAGAAGTCGAGGGTGCAGGAATACAAGGTGCTGAGGCTATGGCTATAGCTGCAGCCACTTTTGGACTAATTGCAGGTTCACTTATGGGAGGACCTGTTGGGAACTGGTTAATCACAAAAAATAATCTGTTGACCGAAAAGCTTAAAGAACAAAGGGGAGATCCGGATGTTGACGAATCCCTTATAAAGGAAGAAAAATTACCACTTGACGGTGGTAGGATTGCTATGGCGCTATTTATGTTACTTATAGCAATTGGTGTAGGTACTTATTTAACTAATTTATTAAATTATTTACTTAAATTGGTTATGCCATTAGGTAAATTCCCAATCTATATTGGACCGATAATCGTAGGTATAATACTTAGAAATGTCTCAGAAGGCAAGAAAAATTTTGTACCTATTGAAGAAGTCCAGGTAATAGGAGATGCAGCTCTTAATGTGTTCCTAGCTATGGCTCTAATGTCTGTTAGACTTTGGGAACTTGCTGCAGTTGCGGGACCTATGGTTGTTTTATTACTGGGACAAGCGCTTTTAATGGTATTATTTGCAATGCTTATAACTTACAATCTGATGGGAAGAAATTACGATGCGGCAGTTATGGCTGCAGGTCACTGTGGATTCGGTCTTGGAGCGACACCAAATGGAGTTGCGAATATGGACTCTGTATGTGATAAGTTCGTATATTCTAAATTGGCATTCTTTGTAATACCGATAGTTGGAGGAATGTTCATAGACTTATTTAATGTATTTATCATTACATTCTTTTTAAATATCGTATAA